In the genome of bacterium, one region contains:
- a CDS encoding UDP-glucose/GDP-mannose dehydrogenase family protein, whose product MSRPGLDDGEAPARATNPYGMRIGVIGAGYVGLVQAGGLVRLGHEVRLGERDEARLDALRAGWVPVYEPGLAALLSEGRATGRLSFHASNREAAKGASVVFIALPTPSDEGGAVDTSILDRAIADVAASLRAGSVLVIKSTVPVGTVRRISQMPAIAERDVRVVSNPEFLREGSAVDDFLDPDRIVIGSADPQAAEILASGVYGDLPGERVVVDPASAEMIKYAANAYLATRVSFVNSIANLCEEVGADAAAVLRGMGRDHRIGPHYLAPGPGYGGSCLPKDTRALGAMAARHGYDFRLLRAVMEVNDEQRRRIVGKVASAVGGTLSGATVGLWGLAFKAGTDDVRESPAADLALRLTAAGAAVRAYDPRASLSMTGMELVADPLAAAKGADVLLVATEWPQFLEVDPVAVKEVMRGSVVVDARNLLDAEAVRAAGLSYRGVGAGRS is encoded by the coding sequence GTGAGCCGTCCGGGTCTGGACGACGGGGAGGCGCCGGCACGGGCGACTAACCCGTACGGGATGCGGATAGGGGTGATCGGGGCCGGCTACGTCGGTCTGGTACAGGCCGGAGGACTGGTTCGGCTTGGCCATGAAGTTCGGCTGGGGGAGCGCGATGAGGCCCGACTCGATGCCCTCCGGGCCGGATGGGTTCCCGTCTACGAGCCGGGCCTGGCCGCCCTCCTGTCCGAGGGCCGGGCTACGGGGCGGCTCAGCTTCCACGCCTCCAACCGGGAGGCGGCGAAGGGCGCGTCGGTGGTTTTCATCGCCCTGCCCACTCCCTCGGACGAGGGCGGAGCGGTCGACACTTCCATCCTGGACCGCGCCATCGCCGATGTGGCAGCCTCGTTGCGGGCCGGCTCGGTCCTGGTCATCAAGTCCACGGTTCCGGTGGGTACGGTCCGGCGGATCTCGCAGATGCCTGCCATCGCGGAACGGGATGTCAGGGTGGTGTCCAATCCCGAGTTCCTCCGGGAAGGCTCGGCGGTCGACGACTTTCTGGACCCGGACCGGATCGTCATCGGCTCGGCCGACCCCCAGGCAGCGGAAATACTCGCATCAGGTGTGTACGGCGACCTTCCGGGAGAGCGGGTCGTGGTCGATCCCGCCTCGGCGGAGATGATCAAGTACGCCGCCAACGCCTATCTGGCGACCCGGGTCAGCTTCGTGAACTCGATCGCCAACCTGTGCGAGGAGGTAGGCGCCGACGCGGCTGCCGTGCTCCGGGGAATGGGCCGCGACCACCGGATCGGCCCCCACTACCTCGCCCCGGGACCCGGTTACGGAGGATCCTGCCTGCCGAAGGACACGCGGGCGCTGGGGGCGATGGCAGCACGGCACGGGTACGACTTCCGGTTGCTCCGGGCTGTGATGGAGGTCAACGACGAGCAGAGGCGGCGGATCGTAGGCAAGGTGGCGTCCGCCGTGGGTGGGACGTTGTCCGGCGCCACGGTGGGTCTGTGGGGTCTGGCGTTCAAGGCGGGGACGGACGACGTCAGGGAGTCGCCGGCTGCCGATCTCGCCCTGAGGCTGACCGCGGCAGGCGCCGCCGTCCGTGCCTACGACCCGCGTGCCTCTCTGTCGATGACGGGGATGGAACTGGTGGCGGATCCCCTGGCGGCGGCGAAGGGGGCCGATGTCTTGCTGGTGGCGACCGAGTGGCCCCAGTTCCTGGAGGTCGACCCGGTAGCCGTCAAGGAGGTGATGCGGGGTTCGGTGGTCGTGGATGCCCGCAACCTTCTGGATGCGGAGGCGGTCAGAGCCGCGGGGCTCTCTTATCGGGGCGTGGGTGCGGGCCGGTCATGA